The following are encoded together in the Pleurocapsa sp. FMAR1 genome:
- a CDS encoding glycosyltransferase, which translates to MFISSPLDADKLESPRILVVSVRGYRFQAANCCIYEFEDLLRDLESAQLYEPKKEVDFARKIYRSAKYAGFSDSCAAKVARFPKDLTLDREYDLLFAILDNPWQMHLLESIKGWQDKCRHKACFIAEMWEPDLQNWRLFKEPWSSFDHVFLGVTRCVEGLSKLIEPPVTYIPPAVDTLRFSPYPNPPQRSIDVSYVGRRSPIIHDALIEKAEKDNFFYYYDTVRGKLEISNPREHRLLLADLFQRSRYNITNYAKFNEAAETGGTQEIGYRFFEGAAAGTVMVGMPPAGDAFPYYFDWEDAIIKVDFSGTDVVETIAELDAQPERLERISRNNVANSLLKHDWAYRWRDMLKVLGLEPSSAMVAREKYLKELAHSILDQVRV; encoded by the coding sequence ATGTTTATTAGTTCTCCTTTGGATGCAGATAAATTAGAATCGCCTCGTATTCTAGTTGTTTCTGTTCGTGGATACCGATTTCAAGCAGCAAATTGCTGTATCTATGAGTTTGAAGATTTACTAAGAGATTTAGAGTCTGCTCAACTGTATGAACCTAAAAAAGAGGTTGACTTTGCCAGAAAAATCTACCGTTCAGCAAAATATGCTGGTTTTTCTGATAGTTGCGCTGCCAAAGTAGCTCGTTTTCCCAAGGATTTAACTCTAGATCGTGAATACGATTTACTATTTGCCATACTCGATAATCCTTGGCAAATGCACCTATTAGAATCTATCAAAGGGTGGCAGGATAAATGCCGTCATAAAGCCTGTTTTATTGCTGAAATGTGGGAACCTGATTTACAAAACTGGCGACTATTTAAAGAGCCTTGGTCAAGTTTCGATCATGTGTTTTTAGGAGTAACTCGGTGTGTTGAAGGTTTGAGCAAATTAATTGAACCTCCTGTAACTTATATTCCGCCAGCAGTTGATACCCTAAGATTTTCTCCTTATCCCAATCCTCCCCAGCGTTCAATTGACGTATCTTATGTAGGCAGGCGATCGCCTATTATCCACGACGCTTTGATAGAAAAAGCAGAAAAAGATAATTTCTTTTACTATTACGATACTGTTAGAGGCAAGCTAGAAATTAGCAATCCTAGAGAACACCGCCTTTTGTTAGCCGATCTATTTCAAAGAAGCCGTTACAACATTACCAACTACGCTAAGTTTAATGAGGCAGCAGAAACTGGAGGAACTCAGGAAATCGGCTACCGCTTTTTTGAAGGTGCAGCAGCGGGAACGGTAATGGTAGGTATGCCCCCAGCAGGAGATGCTTTCCCTTATTATTTTGATTGGGAAGATGCCATTATCAAAGTAGATTTTTCAGGCACAGACGTGGTTGAGACAATTGCTGAACTAGATGCTCAACCCGAAAGACTAGAACGGATTAGTCGTAACAACGTTGCCAATTCTTTACTTAAGCATGATTGGGCATATCGCTGGCGAGATATGCTTAAGGTATTAGGTCTTGAACCTAGTTCAGCTATGGTAGCCAGAGAGAAATACTTAAAGGAACTAGCTCACAGTATTTTGGATCAGGTAAGGGTTTAA
- a CDS encoding SpoIID/LytB domain-containing protein, translating into MILQNLKSINLIVKSVFFHRQQSWLFSGLVWLLFVLPAQAVELRVAVQKEVDSLKVGSSTTAIVKDGAGKQIGQLNPMSSLAAQPKDNGITIDNRVDGEELIIEPQDNGYVWIGDRWYRGRTHIIRQGDSLTAVNYVDLEQYLYSVVGAEAISSWPIEALKAQAVAARSYALYKRNTGANSIYDLDTTVGTQVYKGLDTEYTTTHEAVDDTHGQIMTYQNKVILAAFHSSSGGYTENVEDVWSSPLPYLRGVVDYDQQSPVFQWQETVPVSKIQTLVASVGNIQGLQPEKMTPHGRIITMKVTGDLGTQDVSGKDLRAALDLRSTLFRISTEGNNLLVRGRGFGHGLGLSQWGAYFLAKQGVDYRRILAHYYQNASLTQLK; encoded by the coding sequence ATGATATTGCAAAATTTAAAATCCATAAATCTTATTGTTAAATCTGTATTTTTCCATCGTCAACAATCCTGGCTATTTTCTGGGCTTGTTTGGCTCTTATTCGTCTTACCTGCTCAGGCAGTAGAGTTGAGAGTGGCAGTTCAAAAAGAAGTTGACAGCCTAAAAGTCGGCAGTTCTACAACGGCTATTGTTAAAGATGGCGCAGGCAAACAGATTGGTCAGCTAAATCCAATGTCTTCTTTGGCTGCTCAACCAAAGGATAACGGGATTACGATTGATAACCGTGTCGATGGAGAGGAACTAATTATTGAACCTCAAGACAATGGTTATGTTTGGATTGGCGATCGCTGGTATCGTGGACGAACTCATATAATTCGTCAGGGAGATAGCTTAACAGCAGTCAATTACGTTGATTTAGAACAGTATCTATATAGTGTAGTAGGGGCAGAAGCGATTTCTAGTTGGCCGATTGAAGCTCTAAAAGCTCAGGCGGTTGCTGCTCGTTCCTATGCTTTGTATAAACGCAATACAGGGGCTAATAGTATCTACGATCTAGACACAACCGTTGGCACTCAAGTATATAAGGGTTTAGATACCGAATATACTACAACCCATGAGGCAGTTGACGATACTCATGGTCAGATTATGACTTACCAGAATAAGGTTATTTTAGCTGCCTTTCATTCTTCTTCTGGCGGATACACAGAAAACGTGGAGGATGTTTGGAGTTCCCCTTTGCCCTATCTTAGAGGAGTAGTAGATTACGATCAGCAGTCTCCTGTATTTCAATGGCAAGAAACAGTTCCTGTAAGCAAAATTCAAACTTTAGTTGCTAGTGTGGGCAACATTCAGGGTTTACAGCCCGAAAAAATGACTCCCCATGGTCGGATAATTACCATGAAAGTTACAGGCGATCTCGGTACTCAAGACGTAAGTGGCAAGGATTTACGTGCAGCCTTAGATCTTCGCAGCACTTTGTTTAGAATCTCGACCGAAGGAAATAATCTTCTAGTTAGAGGTCGCGGTTTTGGTCATGGATTAGGCTTAAGTCAATGGGGTGCTTATTTTTTAGCCAAACAAGGAGTTGATTATCGTCGGATTCTTGCTCACTATTATCAAAATGCCAGTTTGACACAGTTAAAATAG
- a CDS encoding permease translates to MNDANFWQLYSDAVLTSLSFFWKALWAFVVGYIISSAIQVFVTRERMQKTMGKAGKKSIAIGTFFGFLSSSCSFAALSTTKSLFKKGAGFVPSLAFLLASTNLVIELGFIIAIFLGWQFVVGEYLGGILLILFTWLIVNYTRPKELIRKARRRLNDQEGEDKQDKNAPDWKDKITSKQGWQQVAKKYFMEWGMVWKDVTFGFTIAGIIAAFVPRSFFQTLFIGAGTQNPSFFAVLENAVVGPIAAFFTFIGSMGNIPLAAILFNNGVSFAGVMAFIFSDLVVFPVIRVNAKYYGWKVALYIVGVFFAALVATAILMHYGFSLFGVLPKSAAASNSQSTERFAINYTFWLNLIFLAATGVLAWLRFGSGKKQKKQHQQNQHQEQDNHDHKKHEGHSGHDHGGGKQGFIDKLLFWLAILSYIWLAGGIIATFFVSSGGQ, encoded by the coding sequence ATGAATGACGCTAATTTTTGGCAGCTTTACAGCGATGCGGTACTTACTTCCTTAAGCTTCTTTTGGAAGGCTTTATGGGCATTTGTTGTCGGCTATATTATCAGTAGTGCAATCCAGGTATTTGTTACTCGCGAACGAATGCAGAAAACTATGGGAAAAGCGGGCAAAAAAAGTATTGCGATCGGTACTTTCTTTGGTTTTCTCTCTAGTTCCTGTAGCTTTGCAGCTTTATCTACCACCAAATCTTTATTCAAAAAAGGTGCGGGATTTGTTCCTTCTCTGGCTTTTTTATTAGCTTCAACCAATCTCGTAATCGAACTTGGCTTTATTATCGCTATCTTCTTAGGCTGGCAATTTGTCGTCGGTGAATACCTTGGTGGAATTTTACTAATTCTTTTTACCTGGCTAATCGTTAACTATACTCGTCCTAAAGAGTTAATCAGAAAAGCCAGAAGACGCTTAAACGACCAAGAAGGGGAAGACAAACAAGATAAAAATGCCCCTGACTGGAAAGACAAAATTACCAGCAAACAAGGATGGCAACAGGTAGCCAAAAAATACTTCATGGAATGGGGTATGGTCTGGAAAGACGTAACCTTTGGCTTTACTATAGCGGGAATTATTGCGGCATTTGTACCCCGTTCTTTTTTCCAAACTCTATTTATAGGTGCGGGTACGCAAAATCCTAGCTTTTTTGCCGTTTTAGAAAATGCAGTCGTTGGGCCAATAGCAGCCTTTTTTACCTTTATCGGTTCGATGGGTAATATTCCCCTTGCAGCTATCCTATTTAATAATGGCGTTAGCTTTGCGGGGGTAATGGCTTTTATTTTTAGCGATTTAGTCGTGTTCCCCGTGATTCGCGTCAATGCTAAATATTATGGTTGGAAAGTTGCTTTATATATTGTAGGTGTATTTTTTGCAGCCTTGGTAGCAACGGCAATTTTGATGCACTATGGCTTTTCTTTGTTTGGTGTTTTACCCAAAAGTGCAGCAGCTAGTAATTCTCAGTCAACCGAACGTTTTGCGATCAACTATACTTTTTGGCTCAATTTGATATTTTTAGCAGCTACAGGAGTTTTAGCATGGTTGCGTTTTGGAAGTGGTAAAAAGCAGAAAAAACAGCACCAGCAAAATCAGCATCAAGAACAAGATAACCACGACCATAAAAAACACGAAGGTCATAGTGGACACGATCATGGTGGAGGCAAACAAGGATTTATCGATAAGCTACTATTTTGGCTAGCTATCTTATCTTATATCTGGTTAGCTGGTGGAATTATTGCTACTTTTTTCGTTAGCAGTGGCGGACAGTAA
- a CDS encoding class I SAM-dependent methyltransferase, giving the protein MKEAIVRQQYNQKADIYDRRWNGYLNKTLSFLQSWAQISPAENVLDVACGTGELERLLLQDNPQQRITGIDISEQMLKIAKQKLLAYPQVFWKKASASELPFGDRSYDVVVCASSFHYFDDPIASLKEIKRVLKPGGRVIILDWCKDYWGTQILDLGLKVFDSAYQQCYTQKEFHDLLTTSGFEVSRKTKFRFGIIWGFMIAEAMLPAKKDRK; this is encoded by the coding sequence ATGAAAGAAGCTATAGTTCGTCAACAATATAACCAAAAAGCAGATATATACGATCGCCGTTGGAATGGCTACCTAAACAAAACCCTTTCTTTCCTGCAATCTTGGGCGCAGATTTCTCCCGCTGAAAATGTGCTTGATGTTGCTTGCGGTACGGGAGAATTAGAAAGACTCTTGTTACAAGATAATCCTCAGCAAAGAATAACGGGGATAGATATTTCTGAACAGATGCTAAAAATAGCAAAGCAGAAATTATTGGCATATCCTCAAGTATTTTGGAAAAAGGCTAGTGCTTCAGAGTTACCTTTTGGCGATCGCAGCTACGACGTAGTTGTCTGTGCTAGTTCCTTTCATTACTTTGACGATCCTATTGCTTCTCTTAAAGAAATAAAGCGTGTTCTCAAACCAGGTGGCAGAGTAATAATTCTTGACTGGTGTAAAGATTATTGGGGTACTCAAATATTAGATTTAGGATTGAAAGTTTTCGATTCAGCCTATCAACAGTGCTACACCCAGAAAGAATTTCATGACTTATTAACTACGTCAGGTTTTGAAGTTAGCCGTAAGACTAAATTTCGTTTTGGAATAATTTGGGGCTTTATGATAGCCGAAGCTATGTTACCAGCAAAAAAAGATCGCAAGTGA
- a CDS encoding heavy-metal-associated domain-containing protein: MIQLKVPNMACGACAKTITQAVIDIDPKASVRADPKTKQVTVESNADESSVREAIAAAGYPPA, translated from the coding sequence ATGATCCAACTCAAAGTTCCGAATATGGCTTGTGGTGCTTGTGCTAAAACTATTACCCAAGCAGTTATTGACATAGATCCCAAAGCGAGTGTCAGAGCCGATCCTAAAACCAAACAGGTAACAGTAGAAAGCAACGCGGATGAATCATCTGTACGTGAAGCGATCGCAGCTGCTGGCTATCCCCCTGCTTAA